Proteins co-encoded in one bacterium genomic window:
- the acs gene encoding acetate--CoA ligase codes for MSESTKNSSMNSELLHPSAETVDAALIKDYETLYRRSITDREGFWAEEAAKLEWFQKWDKVLDDSKKPFFKWFSGGKINIIQNAIDRHLKTWRRNKLAIIWEGEPGDVKTFSYHALNREVSKFANVLKSMGVRRGEIVTIYMPQIPELLFAMLACAKIGAAHSVVYGGFSVEALAARIEDAKSRVVVTADGGWRRGKINDLKAIANDAIKRSPTVEVCICVKRTGHDAYMENDRDFWYHDLMGLPIANPNCPTEVMDSEDMLFILYTSGTTGKPKGLLHTHGGYAVYTSTTHRYVFDIKDEDRWWCAADPGWITGHSYMVYSPLINGATLMMYEGAPNHPYPNRWWQIVEKYGINILYTSPTAIRGLMRFGEAWPKRHDLSSLRLLGSVGEPINPEAWRWYHRVIGQERCPIMDTWWQTETGGFMVTPLPITPLKPGSATKPFFGIEIGVVDEHGKEVKRGEEGKLVIKAPWPGMARTIYGDAERYVETYWKEYEKQGWYKAGDSARIDEDGYLWVIGRIDDVIKVSGYRLGTAEIESALVSHPAVSEAAAIGLPHEVKGNAIHAYVILRSKFTPSKELEEELKEQVVKEIGPIARPEAITFMDVLPKTRSGKIMRRLLKARAQGLSEGDISTLEE; via the coding sequence ATGAGCGAATCGACAAAAAATTCTTCGATGAATTCAGAACTGCTTCACCCGTCTGCAGAAACCGTGGATGCAGCGCTCATCAAGGATTACGAGACGCTCTATCGACGCTCCATCACCGATCGTGAAGGTTTTTGGGCGGAGGAGGCAGCGAAACTCGAATGGTTTCAGAAATGGGATAAAGTCCTGGACGATTCCAAAAAACCTTTTTTCAAATGGTTCTCCGGCGGAAAGATCAACATTATCCAGAATGCTATCGACCGCCATTTAAAAACCTGGCGCCGAAATAAACTTGCCATTATTTGGGAAGGCGAACCCGGCGATGTAAAAACTTTTTCATACCATGCTCTTAACCGCGAAGTGTCAAAATTTGCAAACGTACTGAAAAGCATGGGCGTACGGAGAGGGGAGATCGTAACGATCTATATGCCTCAGATCCCGGAGTTACTTTTTGCCATGCTCGCGTGCGCCAAGATCGGCGCGGCGCACAGTGTTGTCTATGGCGGATTCAGCGTGGAAGCGCTCGCGGCGCGGATCGAAGACGCGAAAAGCCGCGTGGTCGTTACTGCCGACGGCGGGTGGCGGCGCGGCAAGATCAACGATCTTAAAGCCATCGCCAATGACGCCATTAAGCGCTCCCCAACCGTCGAAGTTTGCATTTGCGTGAAACGCACCGGTCATGACGCGTACATGGAGAATGACCGCGACTTCTGGTATCATGATCTTATGGGCTTGCCGATCGCTAATCCGAATTGTCCTACAGAAGTAATGGATTCCGAAGATATGTTATTCATACTCTACACGTCCGGCACGACGGGCAAGCCGAAAGGATTACTTCACACGCATGGCGGTTATGCCGTGTATACTTCTACGACGCATCGATATGTTTTTGATATAAAGGATGAAGACCGATGGTGGTGCGCAGCCGACCCGGGTTGGATCACGGGACACAGTTACATGGTTTATTCACCGCTGATCAACGGCGCCACGCTGATGATGTATGAAGGCGCGCCGAACCATCCTTATCCCAACCGATGGTGGCAGATCGTAGAAAAGTACGGCATTAATATTTTGTATACGTCGCCGACCGCCATTCGCGGCCTGATGCGCTTTGGAGAAGCATGGCCGAAAAGGCATGACCTCAGCAGTTTACGTCTGCTCGGTTCCGTCGGCGAACCCATCAATCCGGAAGCCTGGCGCTGGTATCATCGGGTGATCGGGCAGGAACGCTGTCCCATTATGGATACGTGGTGGCAGACGGAAACCGGCGGGTTCATGGTAACGCCTCTGCCTATTACACCTCTCAAACCCGGTTCTGCAACCAAACCGTTTTTCGGGATAGAGATCGGGGTTGTGGATGAGCACGGCAAAGAAGTCAAACGCGGCGAAGAAGGAAAACTCGTCATCAAAGCGCCGTGGCCCGGGATGGCGAGAACTATCTACGGCGATGCGGAACGTTACGTAGAAACGTATTGGAAAGAATATGAAAAACAAGGATGGTACAAGGCCGGCGATTCTGCGCGTATAGACGAGGACGGATATCTTTGGGTAATCGGCCGCATCGACGATGTGATCAAAGTGAGCGGATACCGGTTGGGCACGGCGGAAATCGAAAGCGCATTGGTAAGTCATCCGGCAGTGTCGGAAGCCGCGGCCATCGGACTTCCGCACGAGGTCAAAGGGAATGCGATTCATGCCTACGTCATTTTACGATCTAAATTTACGCCTAGTAAAGAACTCGAAGAAGAACTTAAGGAACAGGTTGTAAAAGAGATCGGCCCGATCGCGCGTCCGGAGGCAATTACTTTTATGGACGTTCTACCCAAAACACGCAGCGGCAAGATCATGCGGCGTTTACTCAAAGCCAGAGCGCAAGGGCTGAGCGAGGGAGATATTTCAACTTTGGAAGAATAG
- a CDS encoding aminotransferase class I/II-fold pyridoxal phosphate-dependent enzyme: protein MIYDPSSKLQDYLVFGEFGDVNPSITDSSTFTFMTPEKMKEVFDHEIEGCFLYSRHWNPINKDLARALSFIEDSEAAQVTASGMAAISSTVLQICQSGDEIISSRTVYGGTYALFKNVLPRFGIKVHFVNMQDLNAIKKVVSAKTKILYTESVSNPLLEVADLPELAKLANAHNLKLVVDNTFSPMTISPIRLGAHVVVHSLTKFINGTSDCVAGCICSSSEFIHQLTDINSGTCMLMGPVLDSYRAASILKNLHSLHIRIQKHGVNALYLAENLEKLGIKIFYPGLNSHRQHALLKKIMNSTYGFGGMLAIDAVTEENANKLMEMMQEEKVGYLAVSLGYFKTLFSAPGSSTSSEIPLEEQQEMGLSKGLVRMSVGLDNDIHRSYERIKNCLEKLKLIK from the coding sequence ATGATATACGATCCCAGCAGTAAATTGCAGGACTATTTAGTCTTCGGCGAATTTGGCGACGTCAATCCGTCCATCACAGACTCATCGACGTTCACCTTTATGACGCCGGAAAAAATGAAAGAAGTATTTGATCACGAAATTGAAGGATGTTTTCTGTATTCGAGGCACTGGAATCCGATCAATAAAGATCTCGCTCGGGCTCTTTCGTTTATCGAAGATTCCGAAGCCGCGCAAGTAACTGCATCGGGCATGGCGGCTATCAGCAGTACCGTTCTGCAAATTTGCCAATCCGGCGATGAAATCATCTCCAGCCGAACGGTGTACGGCGGCACGTACGCGTTATTCAAAAATGTGCTTCCGCGCTTCGGCATCAAAGTTCATTTTGTAAATATGCAGGATTTGAATGCGATCAAAAAAGTTGTTTCAGCAAAGACGAAAATCCTTTATACGGAATCGGTCAGTAATCCGCTCCTCGAAGTTGCCGATCTGCCCGAACTTGCGAAACTGGCCAATGCGCATAATTTGAAACTGGTTGTTGACAATACCTTCAGCCCGATGACGATCTCTCCGATCCGGCTCGGTGCGCATGTCGTAGTGCACAGTTTGACCAAGTTTATTAATGGCACCAGCGATTGCGTCGCCGGTTGCATCTGTTCAAGTTCTGAATTCATCCACCAGTTAACGGATATCAATTCCGGCACCTGCATGTTAATGGGTCCGGTTTTGGACAGTTACCGCGCGGCAAGTATTCTGAAAAATCTTCACAGCCTGCACATTCGAATTCAGAAACACGGGGTCAACGCGCTTTACCTTGCGGAAAATCTTGAGAAGCTCGGCATAAAAATATTTTATCCCGGCCTCAATTCTCATCGTCAGCACGCGTTACTAAAAAAAATCATGAATTCAACGTATGGATTCGGCGGCATGCTTGCGATCGACGCTGTAACGGAGGAAAATGCGAATAAACTGATGGAGATGATGCAGGAAGAAAAAGTCGGTTATCTCGCGGTAAGCCTGGGTTATTTCAAGACGCTTTTCAGTGCACCTGGAAGCAGCACATCGTCGGAAATTCCTTTGGAGGAACAGCAGGAGATGGGCCTGAGTAAAGGTTTAGTGAGAATGTCTGTCGGATTAGACAACGATATTCACCGCAGTTATGAGCGTATTAAAAATTGTCTTGAAAAACTTAAATTAATTAAATAA
- a CDS encoding GNAT family N-acetyltransferase — protein sequence MTWRLKKSEFDKQKGAGNKKAMKKMVSGGKEPGIMAYYNGTPVGWCAVAPRTEFIRLEGSRVLAPIDDQPVWSITCFFITKEFRRKGLSTELLKAVIAYCKKKKVKILEAYPAEPYADNIPAAFAWTGIPSAFLKAGFTETARRSKTRPIMRHYL from the coding sequence ATGACCTGGCGATTAAAGAAATCCGAATTTGATAAGCAAAAAGGCGCCGGAAACAAAAAAGCGATGAAGAAAATGGTAAGCGGAGGAAAAGAACCCGGCATCATGGCCTATTATAATGGCACACCGGTCGGCTGGTGCGCCGTGGCGCCGCGGACGGAGTTTATTCGCCTCGAAGGATCGCGCGTACTCGCGCCCATCGATGATCAGCCGGTGTGGTCGATCACGTGTTTTTTTATTACTAAAGAATTTCGCCGTAAAGGATTGTCAACCGAATTGCTCAAAGCGGTCATTGCGTATTGCAAAAAGAAAAAAGTTAAAATTCTTGAAGCATATCCCGCCGAACCCTATGCCGATAATATTCCCGCGGCTTTTGCATGGACGGGTATTCCTTCCGCTTTTCTTAAAGCAGGTTTTACGGAAACCGCGCGAAGGTCGAAAACGCGGCCGATCATGCGCCATTATCTGTAG
- a CDS encoding SRPBCC family protein: MKTFFSIAGVILGACIISFLLIGVFMPRLDYKITFEVNKPVDQTFKSFMDVTLMGEWMTGFKKMETLSGKPGEVGSKYRLIFAEGDKDVVVDEEVIAMKENEVFAFSMENDFLNGTGEFRFAGKEGKTQITYINDTAGKNIVYKTMLALFRSGIMERNTKDFDKLKSLIESAEQ, encoded by the coding sequence ATGAAAACTTTTTTCTCAATAGCCGGCGTTATTTTAGGCGCGTGTATCATATCCTTTTTACTTATCGGCGTTTTTATGCCGCGGTTGGATTACAAGATCACGTTTGAAGTGAATAAACCGGTTGATCAAACATTCAAGAGCTTCATGGACGTGACGCTGATGGGGGAGTGGATGACGGGGTTCAAAAAAATGGAAACGCTGAGCGGAAAACCCGGTGAGGTGGGAAGCAAATACCGGCTTATTTTTGCCGAAGGAGACAAGGACGTCGTCGTTGACGAAGAAGTGATCGCGATGAAAGAAAATGAAGTATTTGCCTTTAGCATGGAAAATGATTTTTTGAACGGAACCGGTGAATTTCGTTTTGCCGGGAAAGAAGGAAAGACGCAAATTACGTACATTAACGATACAGCGGGAAAAAACATAGTTTATAAAACTATGTTGGCGCTATTCCGGTCCGGTATCATGGAAAGAAACACAAAAGACTTTGATAAACTAAAATCGCTCATTGAATCTGCAGAACAATAG
- the msrB gene encoding peptide-methionine (R)-S-oxide reductase MsrB → MRKTLAVFLFGILFLSCANKSEFAQNAKSKDKPMKDKIMKSDEEWKKELTPEQYRVLREKGTERAFTGKYYQNHEDGIYYCAACDNPLFTSKTKFESGSGWPSFYEPIPGGIESETDNSLGMARTEILCARCGGHLGHVFDDGPKPTGLRYCINSVSLDFKKE, encoded by the coding sequence ATGCGTAAAACCCTCGCTGTATTTTTATTTGGGATACTATTTCTGTCTTGTGCGAACAAGAGTGAGTTTGCCCAGAATGCCAAATCAAAAGACAAACCCATGAAGGATAAAATTATGAAAAGCGATGAAGAGTGGAAAAAAGAACTCACACCCGAACAGTATCGTGTACTGCGGGAAAAAGGTACGGAACGCGCATTTACAGGCAAGTATTATCAGAATCACGAAGACGGAATATATTATTGCGCGGCGTGCGATAACCCATTGTTTACTTCAAAGACGAAATTCGAATCAGGCAGCGGCTGGCCGAGTTTTTATGAACCCATTCCCGGCGGGATAGAATCGGAGACAGATAACAGTTTGGGCATGGCACGAACCGAGATTCTATGTGCGCGATGCGGCGGACATTTGGGACACGTGTTTGACGACGGGCCGAAACCGACGGGATTGAGATATTGCATCAATTCCGTTTCATTGGACTTTAAGAAAGAATAA
- a CDS encoding peptide MFS transporter, with translation MSEQKSQSLMKSFPGVFWLANVMELFERAAYYGLNSVLAIYLTNSIHEGGLGFSEQSVGFLQGLIYACTYIIPILGGALADRYGYRRMLIVAFSFLAAGYFISGHMSAYGGVFVALLIMATGSGLFKPIISGTIARTTTEENSGFGFGVYYWMINLGAFLAPLVVSVLKGFDWSYVFTASALYCALMLIPTVFLFKDPAKPANTKSLKDVLSGAARVLGDARFMLMIFIYSGFWILYFQNFGSVLWFLRDFVDTAPIDQAFASIGIPLKFDAEHVTVVNAGTIILLQVFVSRIVRNAKPLLTMVGGIVLGVLGFVCLAYAGNVWVFVLGIAVFSIGEMTAHPKYYSYVGLVAPVEGKAVYMGYAFLYGVIGSLIGSNLGGAMYENFLKPLVGQTGIENELRNFWLIFAGLGLLAMSGLLWYNKYFAVDSPDTNRKARFVMIGIYGMLIVIGGWFFYNSVFGAAEVAYKTMVQALIMLLIGAGGMAISMKPRTM, from the coding sequence ATGTCGGAGCAAAAATCACAAAGTTTGATGAAATCGTTTCCGGGCGTGTTTTGGCTTGCCAACGTGATGGAACTTTTTGAACGCGCTGCCTATTACGGCCTTAATTCCGTGCTTGCCATTTATTTGACTAACTCCATCCACGAAGGCGGGTTGGGCTTTTCAGAACAATCGGTTGGGTTTCTGCAAGGATTGATCTATGCCTGCACGTATATCATACCGATATTGGGCGGAGCGCTGGCGGATCGCTACGGTTATCGCCGCATGCTGATAGTGGCGTTTTCATTTCTTGCGGCAGGTTATTTTATCAGCGGTCACATGAGCGCATACGGCGGCGTTTTTGTTGCGTTGCTCATTATGGCAACAGGATCGGGTTTGTTTAAGCCGATTATCAGCGGAACCATAGCGCGCACGACGACGGAAGAAAATTCAGGATTCGGTTTCGGCGTGTATTATTGGATGATCAATTTGGGCGCATTCTTGGCGCCGCTGGTTGTCAGCGTGTTAAAAGGGTTCGATTGGAGCTATGTTTTCACCGCTTCTGCGCTGTACTGCGCGCTGATGTTGATCCCAACCGTATTCCTGTTCAAAGATCCGGCGAAACCGGCCAATACAAAAAGTTTAAAAGACGTGTTAAGCGGAGCAGCAAGGGTACTCGGCGATGCACGGTTCATGTTGATGATATTTATCTACTCCGGATTTTGGATTCTCTATTTCCAGAATTTTGGTTCCGTGTTATGGTTCCTGCGCGATTTTGTTGATACGGCACCGATCGATCAGGCGTTTGCTTCAATCGGTATCCCGCTGAAGTTCGATGCGGAACACGTCACGGTAGTAAATGCCGGAACAATCATTCTGCTGCAGGTTTTTGTCAGCAGAATTGTAAGAAATGCCAAACCGCTGTTGACCATGGTGGGCGGCATTGTGCTGGGTGTGCTCGGTTTTGTGTGTTTGGCTTATGCGGGCAATGTCTGGGTATTTGTACTCGGCATCGCAGTTTTTTCCATTGGCGAAATGACCGCACATCCGAAATACTACAGTTATGTCGGGCTGGTAGCGCCCGTGGAAGGGAAAGCGGTTTACATGGGTTACGCCTTTCTGTACGGTGTGATAGGAAGCCTGATCGGTTCTAATCTTGGCGGCGCGATGTATGAAAATTTTTTGAAACCGCTGGTCGGGCAGACAGGGATTGAAAATGAACTTAGGAACTTCTGGCTCATCTTCGCCGGACTTGGCCTACTTGCAATGTCAGGCCTGCTCTGGTATAACAAATATTTCGCCGTTGATTCGCCGGATACAAATCGTAAAGCGCGTTTCGTCATGATCGGGATTTACGGAATGCTAATCGTGATTGGAGGATGGTTTTTCTATAATTCCGTTTTTGGCGCCGCTGAAGTGGCCTACAAAACGATGGTTCAGGCGTTGATCATGTTGCTGATCGGTGCGGGCGGGATGGCCATCAGTATGAAACCGAGAACGATGTAA
- a CDS encoding porin family protein, producing the protein MKITILIVALISWVLPLQGQDLLRHELFFGLGWAKSYEKSIFNLSPDAKSSPELAINISYLYHLKEHMALGFQIYGFSETTPKYNVDGDNVTFDLSAFNLGVQARYIFMRGSFEPYGYLALNLASGSAENKKTGTLNYNGFSYGGGVGLNKRITEKIYASLEALTSFGSANWKERPFINSSGKKFNPAMTAVVVNISYRWGSIK; encoded by the coding sequence ATGAAAATCACTATATTAATTGTTGCTTTAATTAGTTGGGTTCTCCCGCTTCAGGGGCAGGATCTACTCCGGCATGAATTATTTTTCGGGTTAGGTTGGGCGAAGTCATACGAGAAGAGTATATTCAATTTGTCACCAGACGCAAAATCGTCGCCGGAACTTGCTATCAATATTTCGTATCTGTATCATCTGAAAGAACATATGGCGCTTGGTTTTCAGATCTATGGTTTTAGCGAAACGACACCAAAATATAATGTAGACGGTGACAACGTAACGTTTGATCTATCCGCCTTTAATTTAGGGGTACAAGCAAGATACATATTCATGCGCGGTTCTTTCGAACCTTACGGATACCTTGCGCTGAACTTAGCGAGCGGCTCGGCTGAAAATAAAAAGACCGGTACATTGAACTATAACGGATTCAGTTATGGCGGCGGCGTTGGCCTGAATAAAAGAATAACCGAAAAAATCTATGCCTCGCTGGAAGCGTTGACATCGTTTGGCAGCGCTAATTGGAAAGAAAGGCCGTTTATTAATTCGTCGGGCAAGAAATTTAATCCGGCGATGACAGCGGTGGTTGTAAATATTTCTTATCGCTGGGGCTCGATTAAATAA